From Phalacrocorax carbo chromosome 8, bPhaCar2.1, whole genome shotgun sequence, a single genomic window includes:
- the ELMO3 gene encoding engulfment and cell motility protein 3 isoform X1 — translation MPPPKDVVKIAIQMVGAIPQLIELQQTKPLASVLKDVCDAWSLPNAERYALQYADGRQTYITESNRGEIKNGSILRLTTSPDQEAERLYSGIQSNNSDVKTDSLKKLASLSQDVTFAQEFINRNGLKQIFYIVEEGNDTGEMLAHTLKAFMELMEHDFVSWEILSAAFIKKIVSYVNMNVVDASVQQLSLSILENMVPTSHLLFDLVKKEVTLDRLLTHLQATNAELQLKAMALLIALLLAATDAERRDMMEYLREKNIRQFIHKNIIHSSEPPGDEMAHYLYVLQSISLNLCECRMRTPMDPYSQEQRELLQSLRQTAFESESETPASNFSTERRRSLCAKEFRKLGFMNNSNPAEDLRRAPPGLLALDNMVYFSRHTPNAYSRFVLENSSREDKHECPFARSSIQLTLILCEILHVGEPCSETAQAFYPMFFGQDHFFEELFCICIQLVNKTWKEMRATQEDFDKVLQVVREQITRTLSLKPTSLELFKTRVNALNYSEILKLRQTERLHQEETLAVPVLELRERLKPELLELIRQQRLLHLCEGTLFRKISSRRRQDKLWYCRLSPNHKVLHYGDVEEGVHSPPIESLPEKIPVADMKMLLVGKECPHMKEKSSGKQNKDILELAFSIVYDMEEYCLNFIAPSRYEVSLWMDGLNVLLGKEMTSERTQRDLDVLLSMELKLRLLDLENISIPDTPPPVPNPPSNLNFCYDFCHAEQ, via the exons ATGCCGCCGCCCAAGGACGTGGTGAAGATCGCCATCCAGATGGTGGGAGCCATCCCCCAGCTCATCGAGCTCCAGCAG ACCAAGCCTCTCGCCTCCGTGCTCAAGGACGTCTGCGACGC GTGGAGCCTGCCCAACGCCGAGCGCTACGCCCTGCAGTACGCGGACGGGCGGCAGACCTACATCACCGAGTCG AACCGCGGTGAGATTAAGAACGGGAGCATCTTACGGCTGACCACCTCCCCG GACCAAGAAGCAGAGAGGTTGTACAGTGGGATCCAGAGCAACAACTCGGATGTGAAGACTGACTCGCTGAAGAAGCTCGCGAGCCTCTCCCAAGATGTTACCTTTGCTCAGGAGTTCATCAACAGGAATGGCTTGAAACAAATCTTCTATATTGTGGAAGAAGGGAATGA TACAGGGGAGATGCTAGCTCACACCCTGAAGGCCTTCATGGAGCTGATGGAACATGATTTTGTTTCCTGGGAGATCCTTAGTGCAGCCTTCATCAAGAAG ATAGTGAGTTATGTCAATATGAACGTGGTGGATGCATCTGTCCAGCAGCTCTCTTTGTCTATCTTGGAGAACATGGTACCCACCAGTCACCTCCTCTTTGATCTAGTCAAAAAAGAAGTGACGTTGGATCGTCTTCTGACCCACCTGCAGGC GACAaatgctgagctgcagctgaaggcGATGGCCCTGCTCATtgcactgctgctggctgcaaCTGACGCTGAGCGACGG GACATGATGGAATACCTGAGGGAGAAGAACATCAGGCAGTTTATCCACAAG AACATTATCCACAGCTCAGAGCCGCCGGGGGATGAGATGGCCCATTACCTGTATGTGCTGCAGTCCATCAGCCTCAACCTGTGCGAGTGCCGCATGAGGACCCCCATGGATCCCTACTCACAG GAACAGCGGGAGCTCCTCCAGTCTCTGCGCCAAACCGCCTTTGAGTCAGAGAGCGAGACGCCTGCCAGCAACTTCAGCACCGAGCGCCGGCGATCCCTGTGTGCCAAGGAGTTCCGCAAGCTGGGCTTCATG AACAACAGCAACCCAGCAGAGGACCTCCGCCGTGCCCCGCCTGGACTTCTTGCCCTCGACAACATGGTGTATTTCTCCAGGCACACCCCCAACGCATACAGCAGG TTTGTCCTTGAGAACAGCAGCCGGGAAGACAAACACGAATGCCCCTTCGCTCGAAGCAGCATCCAACTCACCCTGATCCTCTGTGAGATCCTCCACGTGGGAGAGCCAT GCTCGGAGACAGCTCAGGCCTTTTACCCTATGTTCTTCGGGCAGGATCATTTCTTTGAAGAGCTCTTCTGCATCTGCATCCAGCTGGTGAACAAGACCTGGAAGGAGATGCGTGCTACTCAGGAGGACTTTGACAAG GTGCTGCAGGTGGTGCGGGAGCAGATCACCAGAACCCTGTCCCTCAAGCCCACATCCCTGGAGCTATTCAAGACCAGAGTGAATGCACTGAACTACAGCGAGATCCTGAAGCTGCGGCAGACGGAGCGGCTGCACCAGGAGGAGACGCTGGCTGTGCCCGTGCT GGAGTTGCGCGAGAGGCTGAAGCCAGAGCTCCTGGAGCTGATCCGACAGCAACGCCTGCTGCACCTCTGCGAGGGCACCCTCTTCCGCAAGATCAGCAGCCGCCGCAGGCAGG ACAAGCTCTGGTACTGCCGCCTGTCACCCAACCACAAGGTGCTGCACTATGGGGACGTGGAGGAGGGGGTGCACTCTCCCCCCATTGAGAGCCTGCCAGAGAAAA ttcctgtggcagacaTGAAGATGCTGCTTGTGGGGAAGGAGTGCCCGCACATGAAGGAGAAGAGCTCTGGGAAGCAGAACAAG GACATCCTGGAGCTGGCCTTCTCCATCGTGTATGACATGGAGGAATACTGCCTCAACTTCATTGCCCCCTCCCGGTATGAG GTCTCCCTCTGGATGGATGGGCTGAACGTGCTCCTGGGCAAGGAGATGACGAGTGAGCGAACACAGAGGGACCTCGATGTCCTGCTGTCCATGGAGCTCAAGCTGCGGCTCCTGGACCTGGAGAATATCAGCATCCCTGACACCCCCCCTCCTGTCCCAAACCCCCCCAGCAATTTAAACTTCTGCTACGACTTCTGCCACGCAGAGCAGTGA
- the ELMO3 gene encoding engulfment and cell motility protein 3 isoform X2, whose translation MPPPKDVVKIAIQMVGAIPQLIELQQTKPLASVLKDVCDAWSLPNAERYALQYADGRQTYITESNRGEIKNGSILRLTTSPDQEAERLYSGIQSNNSDVKTDSLKKLASLSQDVTFAQEFINRNGLKQIFYIVEEGNDTGEMLAHTLKAFMELMEHDFVSWEILSAAFIKKIVSYVNMNVVDASVQQLSLSILENMVPTSHLLFDLVKKEVTLDRLLTHLQATNAELQLKAMALLIALLLAATDAERRDMMEYLREKNIRQFIHKNIIHSSEPPGDEMAHYLYVLQSISLNLCECRMRTPMDPYSQEQRELLQSLRQTAFESESETPASNFSTERRRSLCAKEFRKLGFMNNSNPAEDLRRAPPGLLALDNMVYFSRHTPNAYSRFVLENSSREDKHECPFARSSIQLTLILCEILHVGEPCSETAQAFYPMFFGQDHFFEELFCICIQLVNKTWKEMRATQEDFDKVLQVVREQITRTLSLKPTSLELFKTRVNALNYSEILKLRQTERLHQEETLAVPVLELRERLKPELLELIRQQRLLHLCEGTLFRKISSRRRQDKLWYCRLSPNHKVLHYGDVEEGVHSPPIESLPEKIPVADMKMLLVGKECPHMKEKSSGKQNKVSLWMDGLNVLLGKEMTSERTQRDLDVLLSMELKLRLLDLENISIPDTPPPVPNPPSNLNFCYDFCHAEQ comes from the exons ATGCCGCCGCCCAAGGACGTGGTGAAGATCGCCATCCAGATGGTGGGAGCCATCCCCCAGCTCATCGAGCTCCAGCAG ACCAAGCCTCTCGCCTCCGTGCTCAAGGACGTCTGCGACGC GTGGAGCCTGCCCAACGCCGAGCGCTACGCCCTGCAGTACGCGGACGGGCGGCAGACCTACATCACCGAGTCG AACCGCGGTGAGATTAAGAACGGGAGCATCTTACGGCTGACCACCTCCCCG GACCAAGAAGCAGAGAGGTTGTACAGTGGGATCCAGAGCAACAACTCGGATGTGAAGACTGACTCGCTGAAGAAGCTCGCGAGCCTCTCCCAAGATGTTACCTTTGCTCAGGAGTTCATCAACAGGAATGGCTTGAAACAAATCTTCTATATTGTGGAAGAAGGGAATGA TACAGGGGAGATGCTAGCTCACACCCTGAAGGCCTTCATGGAGCTGATGGAACATGATTTTGTTTCCTGGGAGATCCTTAGTGCAGCCTTCATCAAGAAG ATAGTGAGTTATGTCAATATGAACGTGGTGGATGCATCTGTCCAGCAGCTCTCTTTGTCTATCTTGGAGAACATGGTACCCACCAGTCACCTCCTCTTTGATCTAGTCAAAAAAGAAGTGACGTTGGATCGTCTTCTGACCCACCTGCAGGC GACAaatgctgagctgcagctgaaggcGATGGCCCTGCTCATtgcactgctgctggctgcaaCTGACGCTGAGCGACGG GACATGATGGAATACCTGAGGGAGAAGAACATCAGGCAGTTTATCCACAAG AACATTATCCACAGCTCAGAGCCGCCGGGGGATGAGATGGCCCATTACCTGTATGTGCTGCAGTCCATCAGCCTCAACCTGTGCGAGTGCCGCATGAGGACCCCCATGGATCCCTACTCACAG GAACAGCGGGAGCTCCTCCAGTCTCTGCGCCAAACCGCCTTTGAGTCAGAGAGCGAGACGCCTGCCAGCAACTTCAGCACCGAGCGCCGGCGATCCCTGTGTGCCAAGGAGTTCCGCAAGCTGGGCTTCATG AACAACAGCAACCCAGCAGAGGACCTCCGCCGTGCCCCGCCTGGACTTCTTGCCCTCGACAACATGGTGTATTTCTCCAGGCACACCCCCAACGCATACAGCAGG TTTGTCCTTGAGAACAGCAGCCGGGAAGACAAACACGAATGCCCCTTCGCTCGAAGCAGCATCCAACTCACCCTGATCCTCTGTGAGATCCTCCACGTGGGAGAGCCAT GCTCGGAGACAGCTCAGGCCTTTTACCCTATGTTCTTCGGGCAGGATCATTTCTTTGAAGAGCTCTTCTGCATCTGCATCCAGCTGGTGAACAAGACCTGGAAGGAGATGCGTGCTACTCAGGAGGACTTTGACAAG GTGCTGCAGGTGGTGCGGGAGCAGATCACCAGAACCCTGTCCCTCAAGCCCACATCCCTGGAGCTATTCAAGACCAGAGTGAATGCACTGAACTACAGCGAGATCCTGAAGCTGCGGCAGACGGAGCGGCTGCACCAGGAGGAGACGCTGGCTGTGCCCGTGCT GGAGTTGCGCGAGAGGCTGAAGCCAGAGCTCCTGGAGCTGATCCGACAGCAACGCCTGCTGCACCTCTGCGAGGGCACCCTCTTCCGCAAGATCAGCAGCCGCCGCAGGCAGG ACAAGCTCTGGTACTGCCGCCTGTCACCCAACCACAAGGTGCTGCACTATGGGGACGTGGAGGAGGGGGTGCACTCTCCCCCCATTGAGAGCCTGCCAGAGAAAA ttcctgtggcagacaTGAAGATGCTGCTTGTGGGGAAGGAGTGCCCGCACATGAAGGAGAAGAGCTCTGGGAAGCAGAACAAG GTCTCCCTCTGGATGGATGGGCTGAACGTGCTCCTGGGCAAGGAGATGACGAGTGAGCGAACACAGAGGGACCTCGATGTCCTGCTGTCCATGGAGCTCAAGCTGCGGCTCCTGGACCTGGAGAATATCAGCATCCCTGACACCCCCCCTCCTGTCCCAAACCCCCCCAGCAATTTAAACTTCTGCTACGACTTCTGCCACGCAGAGCAGTGA
- the ELMO3 gene encoding engulfment and cell motility protein 3 isoform X3 → MRATQEDFDKVLQVVREQITRTLSLKPTSLELFKTRVNALNYSEILKLRQTERLHQEETLAVPVLELRERLKPELLELIRQQRLLHLCEGTLFRKISSRRRQDKLWYCRLSPNHKVLHYGDVEEGVHSPPIESLPEKIPVADMKMLLVGKECPHMKEKSSGKQNKDILELAFSIVYDMEEYCLNFIAPSRYEVSLWMDGLNVLLGKEMTSERTQRDLDVLLSMELKLRLLDLENISIPDTPPPVPNPPSNLNFCYDFCHAEQ, encoded by the exons ATGCGTGCTACTCAGGAGGACTTTGACAAG GTGCTGCAGGTGGTGCGGGAGCAGATCACCAGAACCCTGTCCCTCAAGCCCACATCCCTGGAGCTATTCAAGACCAGAGTGAATGCACTGAACTACAGCGAGATCCTGAAGCTGCGGCAGACGGAGCGGCTGCACCAGGAGGAGACGCTGGCTGTGCCCGTGCT GGAGTTGCGCGAGAGGCTGAAGCCAGAGCTCCTGGAGCTGATCCGACAGCAACGCCTGCTGCACCTCTGCGAGGGCACCCTCTTCCGCAAGATCAGCAGCCGCCGCAGGCAGG ACAAGCTCTGGTACTGCCGCCTGTCACCCAACCACAAGGTGCTGCACTATGGGGACGTGGAGGAGGGGGTGCACTCTCCCCCCATTGAGAGCCTGCCAGAGAAAA ttcctgtggcagacaTGAAGATGCTGCTTGTGGGGAAGGAGTGCCCGCACATGAAGGAGAAGAGCTCTGGGAAGCAGAACAAG GACATCCTGGAGCTGGCCTTCTCCATCGTGTATGACATGGAGGAATACTGCCTCAACTTCATTGCCCCCTCCCGGTATGAG GTCTCCCTCTGGATGGATGGGCTGAACGTGCTCCTGGGCAAGGAGATGACGAGTGAGCGAACACAGAGGGACCTCGATGTCCTGCTGTCCATGGAGCTCAAGCTGCGGCTCCTGGACCTGGAGAATATCAGCATCCCTGACACCCCCCCTCCTGTCCCAAACCCCCCCAGCAATTTAAACTTCTGCTACGACTTCTGCCACGCAGAGCAGTGA
- the TMEM208 gene encoding transmembrane protein 208, whose amino-acid sequence MAPKGKAGTKGKRQIFEENRETLRFYLRIILGASAVYAVVNLVIFYPAASTWTWLAFIFSSVVYGTSYRSMNTMAKPSFTDDGSLADGGIDLNMEQGMAEHLKDVILLTAMVQVLSCFSLYVWYFWLLAPGRALYLLWVNILGPWFTADSLPTSQEPNEKKQRRQERRQMKRF is encoded by the exons ATGGCG CCCAAGGGGAAGGCGGGCACCAAGGGCAAGAGGCAGATCTTTGAGGAGAACCGGGAGACGTTGCGTTTCTATCTCCGCATCATCCTGGGGGCTTCG GCCGTTTACGCCGTAGTGAACCTAGTGATCTTCTATCCCGCCGCCTCTACCTGGACATGG CTAGCATTCATCTTCAGCTCCGTGGTCTACGGTACGAGCTACCGGTCCATGAACACCATGGCAAAGCCGTCTTTCACAGACGATGGCAGCCTTGCTGACGGGGGAATTGACCTGAATATGGAGCAGGGGATGGCAGA gcACCTCAAGGATGTGATCCTGCTGACAGCCATGGTCCAGGTGCTGAGCTGCTTCTCACTCTACGTCTGGTACTTCTGGCTCTTG GCTCCAGGACGTGCTCTCTACCTCCTGTGGGTGAACATCCTGGGGCCCTGGTTTACAGCTGACTCTTTGCCCACCAGTCAGGAACCAAATGAGAAGAAGCAACGCCGACAAGAACGCCGCCAGATGAAGCGCTTCTAG